In Vanessa tameamea isolate UH-Manoa-2023 chromosome 25, ilVanTame1 primary haplotype, whole genome shotgun sequence, a single window of DNA contains:
- the LOC113401836 gene encoding death-associated protein 1, with amino-acid sequence MSSPDESSQLKAGHPPAVKAGGMRITQHKIPHTKDGKELPNEDLTGLSGPSPVPTNPISIAGAPNRGNADFTPQAAKVAHSPKPPAIINIKPNPNIQQPRK; translated from the exons ATGTCGTCCCCTGATGAGAGTTCTCAACTAAAAGCAGGCCATCCCCCTGCAG TCAAAGCTGGTGGTATGAGAATTACCCAGCACAAGATTCCACACACAAAAGATGGCAAGGAATTACCAAATGAAGACTTAACCGGACTCTCAGGACCGTCTCCTGTACCGACCAATCCAATTTCAATTGCTGGCGCTCCGAACAGAGGTAACGCTGATTTCACGCCTCAGGCAGCAAAGGTTGCTCATAGCCCTAAGCCTCCAGCGATTATCAATATTAAGCCCAACCCAAATATCCAACAACCCAGGAAGTAG